A stretch of Peteryoungia algae DNA encodes these proteins:
- a CDS encoding oligosaccharide flippase family protein has translation MTQIDTGDDIYPAPGGKSSPPLSERTVRAGLLTTGARLFTKCLDFVTLLILARFLGPAEFGLVAMAMTAVLIVETLSEMPLGAALLNHQNPTESMYDTALSLAALRALAIIALLCVMAWPLSLLYHEPRLVALQCALSLAPAMRGLVSQKLTEYTRVLDFRRDVALDIIAKAGALVIAAILAITTGSYWAIAIGKISSTALAMIASFFLAPQRLRFTLSEWHVFSDMLGWNAARQLLSAVNWQSDKVALPRYVDIGTFGQFTWADNLIAVPAQAIIQPITSPLFSAFVMARQSGGLGKVYLKASAGVYSIMAPLFLAMGMLADPIIHLILGPAWQQTAPILTWLAFAAAVGYAPTVLLPALAMSLNRTRVAFEKLAIEFCVKVPLIVGLTMAMTLQGLLIGHAIAAVFGFLVNLVLVGKLIQLGILAQLSSLARPTVAMIPMAFFLLATQQLFSSNVGALQTFFDLAWVSGLAMAIFAGTDLILWKLVGSPDSCESLFLRMARKILRC, from the coding sequence ATGACGCAGATCGATACCGGCGACGATATCTATCCGGCTCCGGGCGGCAAGAGCAGCCCCCCGCTTTCCGAGCGAACGGTCAGGGCTGGGCTTTTGACCACGGGAGCGCGGCTCTTCACGAAATGCCTCGATTTTGTCACCCTGCTGATCCTTGCGCGGTTTCTCGGCCCGGCGGAATTCGGGCTCGTCGCAATGGCGATGACCGCCGTGCTGATTGTTGAGACCCTCTCCGAAATGCCCCTGGGAGCGGCACTCCTGAACCATCAGAATCCCACCGAGAGCATGTATGACACCGCACTCTCGCTGGCCGCGCTCCGCGCGCTGGCAATCATCGCACTCCTCTGTGTGATGGCATGGCCGCTGTCGCTGCTTTATCACGAGCCCCGCTTGGTCGCCTTGCAATGCGCCTTGTCACTCGCGCCCGCCATGCGCGGACTGGTGAGCCAGAAGCTGACGGAATATACGAGGGTCCTGGATTTCAGGCGGGATGTCGCGCTCGATATCATAGCCAAGGCTGGCGCGCTCGTCATTGCCGCCATCCTGGCGATCACCACCGGCAGTTACTGGGCGATCGCGATCGGCAAGATATCGAGCACGGCCTTGGCGATGATCGCCTCGTTTTTCCTCGCCCCCCAGCGCCTTCGCTTCACGCTGTCAGAATGGCATGTCTTTTCCGACATGCTGGGCTGGAACGCCGCTCGACAACTCCTTTCGGCCGTCAACTGGCAATCAGACAAGGTGGCTCTGCCCCGCTATGTGGATATCGGAACATTCGGTCAGTTCACCTGGGCGGACAATCTGATAGCCGTGCCGGCCCAGGCAATCATCCAGCCCATCACGTCGCCCCTGTTCTCCGCATTCGTCATGGCGCGCCAATCCGGCGGCCTTGGCAAGGTCTATCTGAAGGCCTCTGCAGGCGTGTATTCGATCATGGCCCCGCTCTTTCTCGCGATGGGAATGCTGGCAGATCCGATCATCCATCTGATCCTCGGCCCTGCCTGGCAGCAAACCGCCCCGATCCTGACCTGGCTCGCCTTCGCAGCTGCCGTGGGCTATGCGCCAACGGTCCTCTTGCCGGCACTTGCCATGTCACTCAACAGGACCCGTGTCGCCTTCGAGAAGCTGGCAATCGAGTTCTGTGTGAAGGTGCCCCTGATTGTCGGCCTGACAATGGCCATGACCTTGCAAGGACTGCTGATCGGCCATGCCATCGCCGCAGTGTTTGGCTTCCTGGTGAACCTCGTCCTCGTCGGAAAGTTGATCCAGCTCGGCATTCTGGCACAGCTTTCGAGTCTGGCCCGTCCCACAGTTGCCATGATCCCCATGGCGTTCTTCCTGCTGGCGACACAGCAATTGTTCAGCTCGAACGTCGGCGCGCTGCAGACCTTCTTCGATCTGGCCTGGGTCTCCGGGCTAGCCATGGCGATTTTCGCCGGGACAGACCTGATCCTGTGGAAACTCGTTGGTTCTCCGGACAGTTGCGAATCTCTCTTTCTGCGGATGGCCAGGAAGATACTGCGCTGCTGA
- a CDS encoding glycosyltransferase family 4 protein gives MTGLTDASGVEGLPRRVVVISDLSEPRDGPSVIALRNAGMLADRGLSVEYFCGDFGRNEELARCGITLHAVGASDLRSSSFARAVVKGLYNVPAARRLKSLIRAKDTPETLYHVHNWSKILSPSIFDALRPVMNRVILTAHDYFLACPNGGYFHFQEGRPCTTRPLSLSCLGANCDRRSRLEKIWRIARDIERRILMDLSGAGAMVLAVHEGMVPLLERGGIPADAIKVLRNPVQPWSDARVHAEANHSFLFVGRLEHDKGVLLLAEAAKQANVPITFVGEGALASEISEIYPAARIAGFKDRDGLKEIAAETRCLVVPTRSRETFSLVAYEAFTSGIPVIISDFAATRDEILEQGVGLSCNPYETGGLSRTLVDLAADDGRIAKMSVKGFHDREVLALSSQDWERRLLDIYRQQIQSAGTRQEAPIRRSRRVTVSIPLLG, from the coding sequence ATGACGGGACTGACGGATGCCAGCGGGGTTGAAGGCCTCCCGCGTCGGGTTGTGGTGATCAGCGATCTTTCCGAGCCGAGGGACGGGCCGTCGGTGATTGCGTTGAGGAATGCCGGCATGCTCGCGGATCGCGGACTTTCGGTTGAGTATTTCTGTGGTGATTTTGGCCGTAACGAAGAGCTGGCCCGATGCGGCATCACCCTGCATGCGGTGGGTGCCAGCGATCTGCGCAGCAGTTCCTTTGCAAGGGCCGTGGTCAAGGGGCTCTACAATGTCCCGGCGGCTCGACGGCTGAAATCGCTCATCCGGGCGAAGGACACGCCGGAGACGCTGTACCATGTTCACAACTGGTCCAAGATCCTCTCGCCCTCGATCTTTGACGCGCTCCGGCCGGTGATGAACCGCGTCATTCTCACGGCGCATGACTATTTTCTCGCCTGCCCGAATGGTGGCTATTTTCACTTCCAGGAAGGGCGGCCCTGCACGACTAGGCCGCTGTCCCTGTCGTGTCTGGGCGCCAATTGTGACCGTCGCTCTCGCCTTGAAAAGATATGGCGGATAGCCCGGGATATCGAAAGGCGCATTCTGATGGACCTCTCGGGGGCGGGGGCAATGGTTCTTGCCGTGCACGAAGGCATGGTTCCGCTGCTTGAGAGAGGCGGTATCCCGGCCGATGCCATCAAGGTGCTGCGGAATCCGGTTCAGCCGTGGTCTGACGCGCGCGTGCATGCTGAGGCAAATCACAGCTTTCTGTTCGTCGGTCGTCTCGAACACGACAAGGGGGTCTTGCTTCTTGCCGAAGCGGCAAAGCAGGCAAATGTGCCCATCACATTCGTGGGTGAAGGCGCCTTGGCTTCCGAGATCTCGGAGATCTACCCGGCGGCCAGGATCGCAGGGTTTAAGGATCGGGACGGGCTGAAGGAGATTGCGGCCGAAACGCGCTGCCTCGTCGTGCCGACGCGTTCACGCGAGACATTTTCGCTCGTCGCCTACGAGGCCTTCACGTCCGGCATCCCCGTGATCATCAGCGATTTCGCAGCCACGCGTGACGAGATCCTCGAACAGGGCGTCGGTTTGTCCTGCAACCCTTACGAAACCGGCGGTCTCAGCCGTACCCTGGTGGATCTGGCAGCAGACGACGGCCGCATCGCGAAGATGAGTGTCAAGGGTTTCCACGATCGGGAGGTGCTGGCCCTGTCCTCGCAGGATTGGGAGCGCCGCCTTCTCGACATCTACCGGCAACAGATCCAGAGTGCCGGGACACGGCAAGAGGCTCCCATCCGCCGGAGCCGCCGCGTGACCGTCTCCATCCCGTTGCTTGGCTGA
- a CDS encoding glycosyltransferase: MTASFVVNGRFLTQNLSGVQRYARNIVSALDHIEAARGATLFHPTGSRHPGCERLDAVELGILSGYGWEQVELPIAARGRRLLNLCNMAPVIKSEQIVCIHDTNVLSSPGSYTRGFRAVYRSLQPLFARQAVRVATVSHASARQIARYLPISLSQIVVLPNGHEHALLWNPDQARLAAELPVHAGDSPFVLAIGSGAKHKNMSLLVEIAPRLEASGINIIIAGGKEIGEQNGAPLPANVHQCGRVSDDDLAYLLDHALCLAFPSLTEGFGLPIVEAMARGCPVISSDCASMPEVCGAAALMASPLDPAQWVRHIEMLAMSAQLQADLAGRGREQCRNFSWQDSAEGYLDLLESPAVTRRHVSPSVPAPHIAAVFATLGRPEVVSKTVRHFLSNQRLRPSSVIVSCATTEDAGDLVHLEGVKIVLGPVGLANQRNAALNQLDATTDIVAFFDDDFIAHPDWLSEAAQVFQDESSVAGITGHVIADGIKGPGIAFDEAAHIVEAATEAEAGARRWLEPFSPYGCNMAFRMKAIGPLRFDDRLVLYGWLEDRDFGAALAKTGGRLIRWSGCQGVHMGVKSGRTSGERLGYSQVANPLYMLKKGTMKPHLVANQIFRNMASNVGRLFTPEPYVDRKGRLKGNLRAIIEGVTGELAPERAAGLGQKRTVVASDGKPAGAGRA; encoded by the coding sequence ATGACGGCATCCTTCGTGGTCAATGGTCGCTTTCTGACCCAGAATCTCAGCGGTGTTCAGAGATATGCCCGCAACATCGTGAGCGCGCTCGATCACATCGAGGCGGCACGTGGAGCCACCCTGTTTCACCCTACGGGCAGCCGGCATCCTGGCTGTGAAAGGCTGGATGCGGTCGAGCTGGGCATACTCAGCGGCTATGGCTGGGAGCAGGTCGAACTGCCGATCGCAGCGCGTGGGCGGCGGCTCCTCAACCTCTGCAACATGGCACCGGTCATCAAGAGCGAGCAGATCGTCTGCATCCACGACACCAATGTGCTTTCTTCACCCGGCAGTTACACACGCGGCTTTCGAGCAGTCTATCGGAGCCTCCAACCCCTGTTTGCCCGGCAGGCCGTCAGGGTCGCGACCGTCTCACATGCTTCGGCGCGGCAGATTGCCCGCTATCTGCCGATTTCGCTCTCGCAGATCGTGGTGCTGCCAAATGGTCACGAGCATGCGCTTCTGTGGAATCCGGATCAGGCCAGGCTCGCTGCAGAGCTTCCTGTGCATGCCGGAGACAGCCCATTCGTCCTGGCCATAGGCTCAGGCGCGAAGCACAAGAACATGTCGTTGCTGGTCGAGATTGCACCGCGCCTCGAGGCATCGGGCATCAACATCATCATAGCCGGTGGCAAGGAGATCGGTGAGCAGAACGGAGCCCCGCTGCCCGCCAATGTCCACCAGTGCGGTCGCGTTTCTGACGATGACCTCGCCTATCTGCTCGATCACGCGCTATGTCTTGCATTTCCGTCCCTGACGGAGGGCTTCGGGCTACCGATCGTCGAGGCGATGGCGCGTGGCTGTCCCGTCATTTCATCCGATTGCGCAAGCATGCCCGAGGTGTGCGGCGCGGCGGCGCTCATGGCGTCTCCGCTCGATCCTGCACAATGGGTCAGGCACATCGAGATGCTTGCCATGTCTGCGCAGTTGCAGGCCGACCTTGCCGGGCGCGGGCGGGAGCAGTGCAGGAATTTCTCCTGGCAGGATAGTGCTGAAGGCTATCTGGATCTGCTGGAATCTCCGGCGGTCACGAGGAGGCATGTTTCGCCCTCGGTGCCTGCGCCGCACATTGCGGCCGTGTTTGCCACGCTTGGGCGGCCGGAGGTCGTCTCGAAGACCGTACGGCACTTCCTATCGAACCAACGGCTTCGTCCATCCTCGGTCATCGTTTCCTGCGCGACGACCGAGGATGCCGGGGACCTTGTTCATCTCGAAGGGGTGAAAATCGTCTTGGGACCCGTCGGATTGGCGAACCAACGGAATGCTGCCCTCAACCAGCTTGACGCGACAACGGATATTGTCGCCTTCTTCGATGATGATTTCATCGCTCACCCGGACTGGTTGTCCGAAGCTGCACAGGTTTTTCAGGACGAGAGTTCTGTTGCCGGTATCACCGGGCATGTCATCGCGGATGGGATCAAGGGGCCGGGCATTGCCTTCGACGAGGCCGCTCACATAGTGGAAGCCGCAACCGAAGCGGAAGCAGGGGCCCGTCGATGGCTCGAACCCTTCAGTCCCTATGGCTGCAACATGGCCTTCCGCATGAAGGCCATCGGACCTCTTCGTTTCGACGACCGGCTTGTCCTCTATGGCTGGCTGGAGGACCGGGACTTTGGAGCGGCACTGGCCAAGACGGGGGGACGCCTCATTCGATGGTCGGGCTGCCAGGGTGTGCATATGGGGGTCAAGAGCGGCCGCACCAGCGGCGAGCGCCTGGGTTATTCACAGGTCGCCAATCCCCTGTACATGCTGAAGAAAGGGACCATGAAACCTCATCTCGTGGCAAACCAGATCTTTCGAAACATGGCCAGCAATGTGGGACGGCTGTTCACGCCGGAACCCTATGTGGACCGGAAAGGACGGCTGAAGGGAAATCTTCGTGCGATCATTGAGGGAGTTACGGGAGAGTTGGCGCCGGAGAGGGCAGCCGGTCTCGGCCAGAAGCGGACGGTGGTCGCGAGCGATGGAAAGCCGGCAGGTGCAGGAAGGGCGTAG
- a CDS encoding glycosyltransferase has translation MRVAIVHYWLVSMRGGEKVVEALCDMYPEADIFTLVCDHDKISNKLRGHRIFTSFLQRIPGAKKRYQSMLPLMPFALEAFDLSGYDLILSSESGPAKGIIPPPQAVHICYCHSPMRYIWDHYHLYRCNAGFVARMMMPLVAPLMRAWDANSSLRVDHFVANSHHVASRIAKYYRRSSVVLHPPVAVAEFAPVASVDDFYLCAGQIVPYKRVDLAVRTFTKLKRNLVVVGDGDSQDIAALKRIAGPTIRFTGPVSFTELKDYLARCRALIFPGEEDFGIVPVEAMASGRPVIAYGRGGALDTIVPGHTGVLFKEQTVESLTDSIELFETMEHSFYPELIQLHAAQFSVANFKAGMKRIIDQALSERHTVVDVKPYATSLAPVFEGVSHAPLH, from the coding sequence ATGCGGGTAGCGATCGTCCATTACTGGCTGGTGTCGATGCGCGGCGGCGAGAAAGTCGTCGAGGCGCTGTGCGACATGTATCCCGAGGCAGATATCTTCACGCTGGTTTGCGACCACGATAAGATCTCCAACAAGCTTAGGGGACACAGGATCTTCACATCCTTCCTTCAGCGTATTCCGGGGGCAAAGAAGCGGTACCAGTCGATGCTGCCGCTGATGCCCTTCGCGCTCGAGGCGTTCGATCTCAGCGGATACGACCTGATCCTGTCGAGCGAATCCGGACCGGCCAAGGGGATCATCCCCCCGCCACAGGCGGTGCACATTTGCTATTGCCATTCGCCGATGCGTTACATCTGGGATCATTATCATCTGTATCGGTGCAATGCCGGGTTTGTCGCGAGGATGATGATGCCGCTGGTCGCGCCCTTGATGCGCGCCTGGGATGCGAATTCGAGCCTGAGGGTGGATCACTTCGTCGCCAATTCCCACCATGTCGCCAGCCGTATCGCAAAATACTATCGCCGCTCTTCCGTGGTGCTTCACCCACCCGTCGCCGTCGCCGAATTCGCACCAGTGGCAAGTGTTGACGACTTCTATCTCTGTGCTGGCCAGATCGTGCCCTACAAGCGTGTCGACCTCGCCGTCCGCACCTTCACGAAGCTCAAGCGGAACCTCGTGGTGGTCGGAGACGGCGACAGCCAGGATATCGCGGCGCTCAAGCGGATCGCCGGACCGACGATCCGGTTTACAGGTCCGGTATCTTTCACAGAGCTCAAGGACTATCTCGCCCGCTGCCGCGCGCTGATTTTCCCAGGCGAGGAAGATTTTGGCATCGTGCCGGTCGAGGCCATGGCGAGCGGACGACCCGTGATCGCCTATGGCCGGGGCGGCGCCCTCGATACGATCGTGCCGGGTCACACGGGCGTGTTGTTCAAGGAACAGACGGTGGAGTCCCTGACCGATTCCATCGAGCTCTTCGAGACCATGGAACACAGCTTCTACCCCGAACTCATCCAGCTTCACGCGGCCCAGTTCAGCGTTGCGAACTTCAAGGCTGGAATGAAACGGATCATCGACCAGGCGCTTTCGGAGCGCCATACGGTCGTCGATGTGAAACCATATGCGACGTCGCTCGCACCCGTCTTCGAAGGTGTGAGCCACGCGCCCCTGCACTGA
- a CDS encoding polysaccharide biosynthesis/export family protein, with protein MLGLAVAGVFCLSVEASIAAEVPLTPLTQLRVTIVEWIASTGEYKEWTPLNGQYVVSPSSTIAIPLLGEFSVENETPSQVAGKISALLKQKTGLAEPPAASVEVVRYPMFYVSGAVERAGELEYRPGLTVTQAVAMAGGRERRTDANGSRELEQLRYAGELNSYDLKLNQLMARRARLEAELAERTRIEFPPELAHARDGSAGKIFVQSETDLFVARAEALKRQLTSLSELQVQLQNEVNVLNEKTAVQDRQIAIAEDELASISSLVNSGTLAKSRETALERVVADLSSAKLDLVIAAMRARQKLSETERDAIALKGQQRTEAGRELQEIVAEFEDTKLKRNTVIALLQAAGAAVSRDAARVAANTQALEYWVTRAGGDGIAVRLPESAELAPGDVLDVRYDISAATVASASPPAIVAQPSQ; from the coding sequence ATGTTGGGGCTTGCCGTTGCAGGCGTGTTCTGCCTGTCCGTAGAGGCAAGCATCGCAGCCGAGGTACCGTTGACGCCGCTGACCCAGCTGCGGGTAACCATTGTGGAGTGGATCGCGTCTACCGGGGAGTACAAGGAATGGACCCCGCTTAACGGACAATATGTTGTCTCTCCGTCCAGCACCATCGCGATCCCCCTGCTCGGGGAGTTCTCCGTGGAGAACGAAACCCCCAGCCAGGTTGCGGGCAAGATCAGCGCGCTTCTCAAACAAAAGACCGGATTGGCCGAACCTCCGGCAGCATCTGTCGAAGTCGTTCGCTACCCGATGTTCTATGTATCAGGCGCCGTAGAGCGGGCCGGGGAACTGGAATATCGGCCCGGCCTCACGGTGACTCAGGCCGTCGCCATGGCCGGCGGGCGAGAGCGACGCACGGATGCCAATGGTTCCCGCGAACTCGAGCAGTTGCGATATGCCGGTGAGCTCAACAGCTACGATCTGAAGCTCAATCAGCTCATGGCAAGACGGGCCCGTCTTGAGGCGGAACTCGCGGAGCGCACCCGGATCGAATTCCCACCGGAACTCGCCCACGCACGAGACGGAAGTGCCGGGAAGATCTTCGTCCAGAGCGAGACCGACCTCTTCGTCGCAAGGGCGGAGGCGCTGAAACGCCAACTGACCTCGCTCTCCGAGCTGCAGGTTCAACTCCAGAACGAAGTCAACGTTTTGAATGAAAAGACGGCGGTTCAGGATCGCCAGATCGCAATCGCCGAGGATGAACTGGCGAGCATTTCATCCCTCGTGAATTCAGGCACGCTCGCCAAGTCGCGCGAGACCGCCCTCGAGCGGGTCGTGGCGGATCTGAGCAGCGCCAAGCTGGACCTCGTGATTGCCGCCATGCGTGCCAGACAGAAGCTGAGCGAAACCGAACGCGATGCGATTGCCCTCAAGGGCCAACAGCGCACCGAAGCCGGCCGCGAGCTCCAGGAGATCGTCGCCGAATTCGAAGACACGAAACTGAAGCGCAACACGGTGATCGCCCTGCTGCAAGCCGCAGGTGCTGCCGTCTCGCGAGACGCGGCACGCGTGGCGGCCAATACGCAGGCCCTCGAATACTGGGTGACCCGGGCGGGCGGAGACGGCATCGCCGTGAGGCTGCCGGAGTCGGCGGAACTGGCGCCGGGAGACGTGCTCGACGTGCGCTACGATATATCCGCAGCCACCGTTGCCAGCGCCTCGCCCCCGGCAATCGTCGCACAGCCCTCACAATGA
- a CDS encoding exopolysaccharide transport family protein — MAVHELATIDGLPAPDRSEAMRSEAVSFRDLVNFLRRNARLMALSTVVGLLLGVIYIAKTPSSYEAHARLVIDPEQSRILSQDATTGTVIIESAEIASQVEIVKSEAIAADVIDRLGLLNDPEIVSTSSLYGSFRRNLALAIDFVSGGSGPDETPQTDEERMRRTMEGFLSRVSVRRVGQSYVLEIGYRSGNPEKAAVTANALAEAYIRNGMNDRAAAAKQGALWLEGRLMEVGRKAREAALAAEEYRNQHDITAMANATTLDQQQLSEVSSQMLAARAATADASAKLSTLTSMIQNDSTDASLPELVDNQQLMKLREEMRLAETRLAGLKERYSAGNPAITAAAADIARIQSSLVDELRQVEALYRSNLEIARSREALAEQQFASANRQGADKNIARVELAEIESRASTYRQIYESILQQFVGAFQTQSFPLGKARIVTPATEPLSRTWPKPSVLLPFSMVLGMSFGLLAAVSRHVLDRRAGSGERLQRELGLASLGHVPIYRQNGRAGVDTENLPATLLPLRAVLDTPYSPFSEALRGVKNSLDSLIPADGSMVVGITSVGSGEGKTTIATNLAQLFQNEEQSVLLVDADFVSARLTRLAYNAAPDFAIKPIAATMLGEQSEGATVSRLPRSPRHPERVVIDHDPDYGSEESAVPVPLLTVEQTRRMAVAPYRYGHLSALKEALAKLRTQYKLIIVDMSGFEESADARAICSHVDGIILVIGNSRKLTIERLADALKSFGRSRISLLGVISNRSSSGSGRRSSFRGMLG; from the coding sequence ATGGCAGTCCACGAGCTTGCAACGATCGACGGTCTTCCCGCCCCCGACAGGTCGGAAGCGATGAGATCGGAGGCCGTATCGTTCCGCGACCTGGTCAACTTCCTGCGTCGCAACGCGCGGCTCATGGCGCTGTCGACCGTAGTTGGGCTTTTGCTCGGCGTCATCTACATCGCGAAGACTCCATCCAGCTACGAGGCCCATGCGCGTCTCGTCATCGACCCGGAGCAGAGCCGCATTCTGTCCCAGGACGCGACCACCGGCACGGTTATCATCGAGTCGGCGGAAATCGCCAGCCAGGTGGAGATCGTCAAGTCGGAGGCAATTGCCGCCGACGTCATTGACAGACTGGGTCTCCTGAATGACCCGGAGATCGTCAGCACCTCGTCCTTGTACGGATCCTTCCGTCGGAATCTGGCATTGGCCATCGATTTCGTCTCTGGCGGCAGTGGGCCCGATGAGACGCCGCAAACGGACGAGGAACGCATGCGGCGAACCATGGAGGGTTTTCTGTCACGTGTGTCGGTGCGCCGCGTCGGCCAATCCTATGTTCTTGAAATCGGCTATCGATCAGGAAATCCCGAGAAGGCGGCCGTGACCGCCAATGCTCTTGCCGAAGCCTATATCCGCAATGGCATGAACGATCGTGCCGCCGCTGCCAAACAAGGCGCGCTCTGGCTGGAAGGGCGCCTCATGGAGGTCGGCCGGAAGGCACGCGAAGCGGCCCTTGCCGCCGAGGAGTATCGGAACCAGCACGACATCACTGCCATGGCGAACGCCACGACGCTCGATCAGCAACAGCTCTCCGAGGTCAGCAGCCAGATGCTGGCTGCACGAGCCGCAACGGCAGATGCTTCGGCGAAACTGTCGACGCTCACCAGCATGATCCAGAATGACTCGACCGATGCAAGCCTGCCGGAACTCGTGGACAATCAACAGCTGATGAAGCTGCGCGAGGAAATGCGCCTCGCGGAAACGCGCCTCGCCGGGCTGAAGGAACGCTACAGCGCTGGAAATCCGGCCATCACGGCGGCGGCGGCCGACATTGCCAGGATCCAGTCCAGCCTCGTCGACGAACTGCGTCAGGTCGAGGCGCTGTATCGCTCGAACCTCGAAATCGCCAGAAGCAGGGAGGCATTGGCCGAGCAGCAGTTTGCCAGTGCCAACCGCCAGGGTGCGGACAAGAACATCGCACGCGTCGAGCTGGCCGAGATCGAAAGCCGCGCAAGCACCTACCGGCAGATATACGAGAGCATACTGCAACAGTTTGTCGGCGCCTTTCAGACCCAGTCCTTCCCGCTCGGAAAGGCCCGCATCGTTACGCCGGCAACCGAGCCGCTGAGCCGCACCTGGCCAAAACCCTCCGTGCTCCTGCCCTTTTCAATGGTTCTGGGCATGTCCTTCGGCCTGCTCGCGGCCGTCAGCCGTCACGTGCTGGATCGGCGTGCAGGGTCGGGAGAACGCCTCCAGCGGGAACTCGGCCTCGCATCGCTGGGGCATGTTCCGATCTACCGGCAGAATGGCCGAGCAGGCGTCGACACGGAAAACCTCCCGGCAACCCTATTGCCGCTCAGAGCGGTTCTGGACACACCATATTCGCCCTTCTCGGAGGCTTTGCGAGGCGTGAAGAACTCGCTCGACTCTCTGATACCGGCGGACGGCTCGATGGTGGTCGGCATCACCTCCGTCGGCAGCGGTGAAGGAAAGACGACGATTGCCACCAATCTCGCACAGCTCTTCCAGAATGAGGAGCAATCGGTACTGTTGGTCGATGCGGACTTCGTTTCGGCGAGGTTGACACGGCTGGCCTACAACGCAGCGCCGGACTTTGCGATCAAACCGATCGCAGCCACAATGCTGGGCGAGCAGTCGGAGGGCGCCACAGTATCGCGGCTCCCTCGCTCGCCGCGCCATCCGGAAAGGGTCGTGATCGATCACGATCCCGACTATGGCTCCGAAGAGAGCGCCGTTCCGGTTCCCTTGTTGACGGTGGAGCAGACGCGCCGCATGGCCGTCGCTCCTTATCGCTACGGGCACCTGTCCGCACTCAAGGAGGCCCTGGCGAAGCTGAGGACGCAATACAAGCTGATCATCGTCGACATGTCCGGCTTCGAGGAATCGGCCGACGCACGGGCGATCTGCTCACATGTCGATGGCATCATCCTGGTGATCGGCAACAGCCGGAAACTGACCATCGAACGTCTGGCAGACGCGCTCAAATCCTTCGGCCGCTCGCGGATCTCGTTGCTCGGCGTAATCTCGAACCGCAGCAGTTCAGGCTCGGGACGTCGATCCTCCTTCAGGGGCATGTTGGGATAA
- a CDS encoding glycosyltransferase family 2 protein, translating to MKPRSLPPLNNATLFPALTIVVGIPSSGRREIVSAVIPDLARQNRKPDQLLICAPASDDVDMAALANLPFPVQFIKSEPGLCRQRNAIIDAVPNADIILFLDDDFLLAPTYIAELERLFLRNPDVDVTTGTVLADGATGPGIPVDEGLALLRDAHTPAENLSIRETYSGYGCNMAVRMSTVHICRLRFDEKLPFYGWLEDVDFSRVVSRFGRVVVSPHLLGVHLGTKTGRMSGLRLGYSQIANPIYLVGKRSMTWRHALTQMTRNLASNAIRVWRPEPWVDRLGRLTGNLLAISDFLRGRLSPQNIQGID from the coding sequence ATGAAGCCCAGGTCGCTGCCTCCACTCAACAATGCAACGCTCTTTCCCGCATTGACCATAGTCGTCGGCATACCGAGTTCCGGACGTCGGGAGATCGTTTCCGCCGTCATTCCCGATCTGGCGCGCCAGAACAGAAAACCGGATCAACTGTTGATCTGCGCACCTGCATCTGACGATGTCGATATGGCGGCATTGGCCAACCTGCCCTTCCCTGTCCAGTTTATAAAGTCGGAACCTGGCCTCTGCCGCCAACGCAACGCCATCATCGACGCGGTTCCAAACGCTGACATCATCCTGTTCCTCGACGACGACTTTCTGCTCGCACCCACCTACATTGCCGAGCTGGAGAGGCTGTTCTTGCGAAATCCAGATGTCGATGTCACGACCGGGACCGTGCTTGCCGATGGCGCGACAGGTCCGGGAATTCCTGTCGATGAGGGGCTGGCGCTCTTGCGCGATGCGCATACGCCCGCTGAAAACCTTTCCATACGCGAGACCTATAGCGGCTACGGATGCAACATGGCCGTCCGCATGTCGACGGTGCATATCTGCAGGCTGCGCTTCGACGAGAAATTGCCCTTCTATGGCTGGCTTGAGGACGTCGACTTCAGCCGCGTTGTCTCCCGCTTCGGCCGCGTCGTCGTTTCCCCCCACCTGCTCGGCGTGCATCTGGGAACAAAGACCGGCCGAATGTCCGGCCTGCGCCTCGGATATTCGCAGATCGCCAACCCGATTTACCTCGTCGGCAAGCGGTCGATGACCTGGCGTCACGCGCTCACTCAGATGACGAGGAACCTCGCCTCCAACGCGATCCGAGTCTGGCGTCCGGAACCATGGGTCGATCGGCTGGGTAGGCTGACGGGAAACCTCCTTGCGATCAGCGATTTCCTCAGGGGACGATTGTCACCCCAGAACATCCAAGGCATTGACTGA